In Microbulbifer celer, a single window of DNA contains:
- a CDS encoding L-threonylcarbamoyladenylate synthase, with protein sequence MSDNHHPSLLGAELKIAQAARALAAGGVIAHPTESVWGLACDPFNPDAVERLLRLKNRPLEKGLILVSGDVDHFGGLLRNLTGDQRARVDATWPGPVTWLVPHFDQVPPWVSGIHHSVALRHTNHPFTAALTRAFGGAIVSTSANPAGCQPARHKFQVLRYFGDALDFVGGGNTGGRSAPSEIRDIASGRVLRAG encoded by the coding sequence TTGTCTGATAACCATCACCCATCGCTGCTCGGTGCTGAGCTTAAAATCGCCCAGGCGGCCCGCGCGCTCGCCGCCGGCGGCGTGATTGCCCACCCCACGGAATCCGTGTGGGGGCTCGCCTGCGACCCGTTCAATCCGGACGCGGTGGAACGCCTGCTGAGGCTGAAGAACCGCCCGCTGGAGAAAGGCCTGATTCTGGTTTCCGGTGATGTGGATCATTTTGGCGGCCTGCTGCGCAACCTGACCGGCGATCAGCGCGCCCGGGTCGATGCCACCTGGCCCGGCCCGGTTACCTGGCTGGTGCCGCATTTTGACCAGGTCCCCCCCTGGGTCAGCGGGATTCACCACAGCGTGGCCCTGCGCCATACCAACCACCCGTTCACCGCGGCGTTAACGCGCGCGTTTGGCGGTGCTATCGTATCCACCTCTGCCAATCCCGCCGGCTGTCAGCCGGCGCGGCACAAATTCCAGGTGCTGCGCTACTTTGGCGACGCGCTGGACTTTGTCGGTGGTGGCAACACCGGTGGCCGCAGCGCCCCCAGTGAAATTCGCGATATCGCCAGCGGCCGCGTGCTGCGCGCCGGCTGA
- the rrtA gene encoding rhombosortase → MFLLFNRSGLAGPLYLLGIIASVWLCAPVLEPWLVYDRTAIAGGEIWRLLSGHLTHTNLHHLLLNSAGLALLWILHGMHYKIPRFFSAVALIGLGIGIGLYLISPDTDIYLGLSGVLHGLIIWGGMLDIRAGMRTGYLLVAGGWGKVMWEQWFGASGATAQMIDAAVAVDAHLLGAMFGTLLGIMSLIRAHRHAAAPFSLNTHSHEPGDGA, encoded by the coding sequence ATGTTTTTACTGTTCAACCGTTCCGGACTCGCGGGTCCGCTATATCTGCTGGGGATTATCGCCTCGGTATGGCTGTGCGCCCCGGTGCTGGAGCCCTGGCTGGTCTACGACCGCACCGCCATCGCGGGTGGCGAGATCTGGCGCCTGCTGAGCGGACACCTGACCCACACCAATCTGCATCACCTGTTGCTAAACAGCGCCGGGCTCGCGCTGTTGTGGATATTGCACGGTATGCATTACAAAATCCCGCGGTTTTTCTCGGCGGTGGCACTGATCGGCTTGGGTATCGGTATCGGCCTGTACCTGATCTCTCCCGATACCGATATCTATCTCGGACTGTCAGGGGTGCTGCACGGGCTGATCATCTGGGGTGGGATGCTGGATATTCGCGCCGGTATGCGTACCGGCTACCTGCTGGTGGCAGGTGGCTGGGGCAAGGTAATGTGGGAACAGTGGTTTGGCGCCAGCGGCGCCACCGCGCAGATGATTGATGCCGCGGTAGCGGTCGATGCACATCTACTGGGCGCCATGTTCGGCACCCTGCTGGGAATAATGAGCCTGATCCGCGCGCACCGGCACGCCGCAGCCCCCTTTTCATTGAATACCCACAGCCACGAGCCCGGCGACGGTGCATGA
- the purE gene encoding 5-(carboxyamino)imidazole ribonucleotide mutase produces MNQLPFEKVTIVMGSQSDWPTMEMATKPLADLGVPFATAVVSAHRTPQRMTEFATTAHERGTQVIIAGAGGSAHLPGMIAAMTPLPVIGVPVASKFMTGMDSLLSIVQMPKGVAVATQAVGASGAFNAGLMAAQMLSLSDPELQKRLIAWRENQSAGVPFEVE; encoded by the coding sequence GTGAATCAGCTTCCGTTTGAAAAAGTCACCATCGTGATGGGATCCCAATCCGACTGGCCGACCATGGAAATGGCGACCAAGCCGCTTGCCGATCTGGGTGTGCCATTTGCCACGGCGGTGGTTTCCGCGCACCGCACGCCCCAGCGCATGACGGAATTCGCCACCACCGCCCACGAGCGCGGTACCCAGGTGATCATCGCCGGCGCCGGCGGTTCTGCGCATCTGCCGGGCATGATTGCCGCGATGACCCCGCTGCCGGTCATCGGCGTACCGGTGGCGAGCAAATTCATGACCGGAATGGACAGCCTGCTGTCCATCGTGCAGATGCCCAAAGGGGTCGCGGTGGCCACTCAGGCGGTGGGCGCTTCCGGCGCGTTCAATGCCGGCCTGATGGCGGCGCAGATGCTGTCCCTGAGCGATCCGGAGCTGCAGAAACGCCTGATCGCCTGGCGCGAGAACCAGAGCGCCGGCGTGCCGTTTGAAGTGGAATAA
- the aroE gene encoding shikimate dehydrogenase: MTDRYAVIGNPIKQSMSPDIHGAFARETAQDMEYGKLFAEVDGFKPVVDKFFADGGKGLNITAPFKLDAFDYADSLSERARTAGAVNTLALQNDGTLLGDNTDGPGLVSDIVNNLGWKIAGQKVLVLGAGGATRGTLLPLLKQQPAQLHIANRTAHKAQQLAEDFSGYGAITASGLDAVPEGFDLVINASAASLSGELPPLSPRALAEGCCAYDMVYGAQPTPFMRWAAELGAEVSDGLGMLVGQAAESFALWRGVRPQVAPVLTMLRDRLRAQAASEKE, from the coding sequence GTGACTGATCGCTATGCCGTTATCGGAAACCCGATAAAACAATCCATGTCTCCGGATATCCACGGTGCCTTCGCACGCGAGACCGCCCAGGATATGGAATACGGAAAACTGTTTGCGGAAGTGGATGGTTTTAAACCAGTGGTGGATAAGTTTTTTGCCGACGGTGGAAAAGGGCTCAACATCACCGCGCCATTCAAACTCGATGCCTTTGACTACGCAGACTCCCTGAGCGAGCGTGCGCGCACCGCCGGTGCGGTCAATACCCTGGCGTTACAGAATGATGGCACCTTGCTGGGTGACAACACTGATGGCCCCGGGCTGGTGTCGGATATTGTTAACAACCTGGGCTGGAAAATTGCCGGTCAAAAAGTGCTGGTGCTCGGCGCGGGTGGTGCTACCCGGGGAACATTACTGCCGCTACTGAAACAGCAGCCGGCACAACTGCATATTGCCAATCGCACCGCGCACAAAGCGCAGCAATTGGCTGAAGATTTTTCCGGGTACGGTGCGATTACCGCCAGCGGGCTGGATGCCGTACCGGAGGGTTTTGATCTGGTGATCAATGCCAGTGCCGCCAGTCTGTCCGGGGAACTTCCGCCGCTGTCGCCGCGGGCACTGGCGGAGGGCTGCTGTGCCTACGATATGGTGTACGGTGCGCAACCCACGCCGTTTATGCGCTGGGCCGCGGAGCTGGGCGCGGAAGTCTCCGATGGTCTCGGCATGCTGGTGGGGCAGGCGGCAGAGTCGTTTGCCCTGTGGCGTGGCGTGCGGCCGCAGGTTGCGCCGGTTCTGACCATGTTGCGGGACCGTCTGCGCGCTCAAGCTGCCAGTGAAAAAGAATAG
- the hemF gene encoding oxygen-dependent coproporphyrinogen oxidase codes for MTEVNIQAVKDYLLTLQDRICAEVSAIDGTKFVEDAWDREGGGGGRTRVLENGNVIEKGGVNFSHVYGDQLPPSATAARPELAGRSFEAMGVSLVIHPENPYIPTSHANVRLFVAEKAGAEPVWWFGGGYDLTPYYGFEEDVVHWHQTAKNACSPFGDDIYPRFKKWCDEYFYLKHRDEARGVGGLFFDDFNEGGFDNAFAFMQAVGDSYLDAYLPIVKKRQGMAYGERERDFQLYRRGRYVEFNLVFDRGTLFGLQSGGRTESILMSLPPEVRWRYDWQPEPGTPEARLYSDFLPHKDWV; via the coding sequence ATGACCGAAGTGAATATCCAGGCCGTCAAAGACTATCTGCTGACGCTTCAGGACCGCATTTGCGCCGAAGTATCAGCCATTGATGGCACTAAATTTGTCGAAGATGCCTGGGATCGGGAAGGGGGTGGCGGCGGCCGCACCCGGGTGCTGGAAAACGGCAATGTGATCGAAAAGGGCGGGGTGAATTTCTCCCACGTTTACGGCGACCAGTTGCCGCCGTCCGCCACCGCGGCGCGCCCGGAACTGGCCGGCCGCTCCTTTGAGGCTATGGGCGTATCCCTGGTGATTCACCCCGAGAACCCGTATATCCCCACCAGCCACGCCAATGTACGTCTGTTTGTGGCGGAAAAGGCGGGCGCGGAGCCGGTGTGGTGGTTCGGCGGTGGTTACGATCTCACGCCGTATTACGGGTTTGAGGAAGATGTGGTGCACTGGCACCAGACCGCGAAGAATGCCTGTTCGCCTTTCGGGGACGATATCTATCCCCGCTTCAAAAAGTGGTGCGATGAATATTTCTACCTCAAGCACCGGGACGAGGCGCGCGGTGTCGGCGGGCTGTTTTTTGACGATTTCAACGAGGGCGGGTTCGACAATGCCTTCGCCTTCATGCAGGCGGTGGGCGACAGTTACCTGGATGCCTATCTGCCGATCGTAAAAAAACGCCAGGGCATGGCATACGGCGAGCGCGAGCGGGATTTCCAGTTGTACCGTCGCGGCCGCTATGTGGAGTTCAATCTGGTGTTTGACCGCGGCACCCTGTTCGGCCTGCAGAGCGGTGGCCGCACCGAATCCATCCTCATGTCGCTGCCACCGGAAGTGCGCTGGCGATACGATTGGCAGCCGGAACCGGGAACGCCGGAGGCGCGTCTGTACTCGGACTTCCTGCCCCATAAAGATTGGGTTTAA
- a CDS encoding PQQ-dependent sugar dehydrogenase, which yields MASRLRLFTFGVAAVAASLCTVPALAEDNPRQDKPAVHLDKLNLPDGFKIEVYADGVENARHMARGDNGTLFVGSIRAGNVYAITDKDGDHKADSVKVIAEGITSPTGVAFRDGDLYISAISKILRLDDIESRLDNPPEPVVITDQFPTERHHGWKYIAFGPDGWLYVPVGAPCNICDEEGFANIQRIKIEGDKVVKTETWAEGVRNTVGFTWHPETEALWFTDNGRDMLGDDIPPCELNTAPVAGKHFGYPYCHGDDISDPEFGEGKSCSDYVPPVQELGPHVAPLGVKFYTGDQFPQAYKNQVLIAEHGSWNRSNKIGYRVTKVTLNEKGEATSYEPFIDGWLQGEKNWGRPVDILVMPDGALLVSDDQAGVIYRVSYGE from the coding sequence ATGGCATCGCGATTGCGTCTTTTCACTTTTGGTGTGGCCGCTGTGGCAGCGTCCTTGTGCACGGTTCCGGCACTGGCGGAAGACAATCCCCGGCAAGACAAGCCGGCAGTCCATCTCGACAAGCTGAACCTGCCGGATGGCTTCAAGATTGAGGTCTACGCGGACGGTGTCGAAAATGCGCGCCACATGGCGCGCGGTGACAACGGCACCCTGTTTGTGGGCTCGATACGCGCGGGCAACGTCTACGCCATTACCGATAAAGACGGTGACCACAAGGCGGACTCGGTGAAAGTGATTGCCGAGGGCATCACTTCTCCAACTGGTGTAGCCTTCCGCGATGGCGACCTCTACATCAGTGCGATCAGCAAGATCCTGCGCCTCGATGATATCGAATCCCGCCTGGACAACCCGCCGGAGCCGGTGGTGATCACTGATCAGTTCCCCACCGAGCGTCACCACGGCTGGAAGTACATCGCCTTTGGCCCCGACGGCTGGTTGTATGTGCCCGTCGGCGCCCCGTGCAATATCTGCGATGAGGAAGGCTTCGCCAATATCCAGCGCATCAAGATCGAGGGCGACAAGGTGGTGAAGACCGAGACCTGGGCCGAGGGGGTGCGCAATACCGTTGGTTTTACCTGGCACCCGGAGACCGAGGCTCTCTGGTTCACTGACAATGGCCGCGACATGCTGGGGGATGATATCCCGCCCTGCGAGCTGAACACCGCCCCGGTAGCGGGTAAGCATTTCGGTTACCCCTATTGCCACGGCGATGACATTTCCGATCCTGAGTTTGGCGAGGGAAAAAGTTGCAGCGATTACGTGCCGCCAGTACAGGAATTGGGCCCCCATGTGGCGCCCCTGGGCGTGAAGTTCTACACCGGTGACCAATTCCCGCAAGCGTATAAAAACCAGGTGTTGATTGCCGAACACGGCTCCTGGAACCGGTCCAACAAGATCGGCTATCGGGTGACCAAAGTGACTCTGAACGAGAAAGGCGAGGCAACTTCCTACGAGCCGTTTATCGACGGTTGGCTGCAGGGAGAGAAGAACTGGGGTCGGCCGGTGGATATACTGGTGATGCCAGACGGCGCGCTGCTGGTGTCAGACGATCAGGCCGGTGTGATCTACCGGGTGAGCTACGGCGAATAA